The Vagococcus entomophilus genomic sequence CTGGATACGAGGTTGTATCACGGATTAAAAAGCATGTACAAAAAACTCAACGATTGGGAACGATGGGCACACTTGGTGGCTTTGGTGGATGTTTTGACTTGAGCCAGCTTCATCTAAAAGAACCGGTGTTGGTTTCGGGGACAGATGGTGTGGGAACCAAGTTATTACTTGCCATGAAAGCCAAAAAGCACGATACAATTGGGATTGATTGTGTGGCAATGTGTGTCAATGATATCGTCGCTCAAGGAGCACTTCCGTTGTATTTTTTGGATTATATTGCTACGGGGAAAAATGATCCCGTATTGCTTGAACAAGTAGTTGCTGGAGTTGCCAAGGGATGTATGGCCTCTGATGCCGCGTTAATCGGAGGAGAAACAGCAGAAATGCCTGGTCTATATCAAGGAAACGAATATGATCTGGCAGGTTTTGCAGTAGGGGCTGCTGAAAAAAAAGACTTAGTGACGGGAGAAACAATCGCAAGTGGGGATTGTTTAATTGGTTTACCGTCCAGTGGTATCCATTCAAATGGGTATTCACTAGTCCGAAAGATCTTTTTTGAGGAGCAAGGTTTTTCAGGAGCGGAAACATTCGAGAAACTTGCAAACAAACCGCTAATGGAAGAACTCTTAACTCCAACTAAAATTTATGTTTCCGCTTTGAAACCTTTACTAGAGAAACACTTAATTAAAGGAATGGCACACATAACGGGTGGTGGATTTGTTGAGAATATTCCACGGATGTTACCTGAAGGTCTGATAACAGAGCTAGTCCCTAATAGTTGGCCAATTTTACCTATTTTTGAGTTGCTTCAAACGTATGGACATCTTGAAGCAAAAGAGATGTATGAAATTTTTAATATGGGAATCGGTATGGTGTTAGCTGTAGCACCAGATCATGTACAACTTGTGCAAGAGATACTGGAATGTTGTCATGAAGAGAGCTACCTTATCGGAAAGGTACGAGCTGGCGAAGGAGATCGGGTGAATTGGAAAATGAAAGAGCATGCATAAAGGTGGCCGTCTTTGCGTCAGGCAATGGCGGAAATTTTGAACAACTAGTCCTAAAAGTACATCATAATCCCCAAGTTGCTGCGAAAATTTGTTTTGTCCTTACAGATCAAGCCGATGCTTTTGTACTTGAGAGGGCCAAAAGACAGGGGATAACGGGCATCTTTTGTGAACCAAAAGCTTTTCAAAGCAAAGCACTGTATGAAGCAGAGATTTTATCCTATTTAAAAAAATACGGAGTAGAATTAATTTTACTAGCAGGCTATATGAGAATCATTGGACCTACTCTCTTACAAGAGTATCAAGGGAAAATTTTAAACATTCATCCTTCACTACTGCCACAGTTTCCCGGTAAACAGGGGGTTAAGGATGCTTTTGAAGCTGGTGTTTGTCAAACCGGTGTTACCGTTCATTTAGTGGACGAAGGAGTGGATACAGGTCCTATTTTAGCGCAGGAATCTGTTTCGATTGTACCAGGTGAATCCATTGAGAAACTGGAACAAAAGATTCATCAAGTAGAGCATGAGCTTTACCCTAAAACTGTGCTAGAATTAATAACAAAAATGAAAGGAAACAATCCAAAATGACAAAGAGAAAAGCATTGATTAGTGTTTCAGATAAAACGGGATTAATCGAATTTGCCAAGACTTTATGCGAGTTAGATATTGAAATTGTTTCAACAGGAGGCACTAAGCAGTATTTAGAAGAATCGGGAATTAAAACGACTGCGGTTGAGTCTATTACAGGTTTTTCTGAAATGATGGACGGCAGAGTTAAAACGCTGCATCCAGCTATCCACGGTGCGTTATTAGCTAGAAGAGACAAGGCAGCGCATCTCAACGATTTGCAAGCGCATAATATTCAATTGATTGATTTTGTCTGTGTCAATCTTTACCCCTTTAAGCAGACAATTTTAAAAGAAGGAGTTGGCTTAGAAGAGGCCATTGAAAATATTGATATTGGTGGACCTAGTATGTTGCGTAGCGCAGCTAAAAATTATGCTTCTGTTACAGTAATTGTCGATCCCAATGATTATCCTATTGTAGCGAAAGAGCTTTTAGAGAATCAGCAAACCACACTCGAAACTCGAGCAAAACTTGGGGCAAAAGTTTTTCGCCATACAGCAGCATATGATGCGGTTATTGCGAATTACTTAACTCATAACGTAGCAGAAAAAAATCCAGAGCTGCTAGTACTTCCGTATGAACGTAAACAGGTGTTAAGATACGGAGAAAATAGCCATCAACAAGCAACTTTTTATAAAAATGTGTTACCAGATAGTTACTCAATTGCTTGCTGTAAACAGTTACATGGAAAGGAATTATCTTACAATAATATCCGTGACGCGGACGCAGCAATTCGCAT encodes the following:
- the purM gene encoding phosphoribosylformylglycinamidine cyclo-ligase; amino-acid sequence: MENAYTKAGVDVKAGYEVVSRIKKHVQKTQRLGTMGTLGGFGGCFDLSQLHLKEPVLVSGTDGVGTKLLLAMKAKKHDTIGIDCVAMCVNDIVAQGALPLYFLDYIATGKNDPVLLEQVVAGVAKGCMASDAALIGGETAEMPGLYQGNEYDLAGFAVGAAEKKDLVTGETIASGDCLIGLPSSGIHSNGYSLVRKIFFEEQGFSGAETFEKLANKPLMEELLTPTKIYVSALKPLLEKHLIKGMAHITGGGFVENIPRMLPEGLITELVPNSWPILPIFELLQTYGHLEAKEMYEIFNMGIGMVLAVAPDHVQLVQEILECCHEESYLIGKVRAGEGDRVNWKMKEHA
- the purN gene encoding phosphoribosylglycinamide formyltransferase; this translates as MKVAVFASGNGGNFEQLVLKVHHNPQVAAKICFVLTDQADAFVLERAKRQGITGIFCEPKAFQSKALYEAEILSYLKKYGVELILLAGYMRIIGPTLLQEYQGKILNIHPSLLPQFPGKQGVKDAFEAGVCQTGVTVHLVDEGVDTGPILAQESVSIVPGESIEKLEQKIHQVEHELYPKTVLELITKMKGNNPK
- the purH gene encoding bifunctional phosphoribosylaminoimidazolecarboxamide formyltransferase/IMP cyclohydrolase, which encodes MTKRKALISVSDKTGLIEFAKTLCELDIEIVSTGGTKQYLEESGIKTTAVESITGFSEMMDGRVKTLHPAIHGALLARRDKAAHLNDLQAHNIQLIDFVCVNLYPFKQTILKEGVGLEEAIENIDIGGPSMLRSAAKNYASVTVIVDPNDYPIVAKELLENQQTTLETRAKLGAKVFRHTAAYDAVIANYLTHNVAEKNPELLVLPYERKQVLRYGENSHQQATFYKNVLPDSYSIACCKQLHGKELSYNNIRDADAAIRIVREFVEPTVVALKHMNPCGIGTGATIFEAYIQAYTADPVSIFGGIVVCNRTVDLPTAKKMHALFLEIIIAPDYTAEALACLEQKKNVRILKLDFSQDKQAIETEKTGVLGGMLVQEQDSLVEEVDQWVCVTKRKPTKEEQQALVFAYKAVKYVKSNAIVVTNATQTLGIGAGQMNRVGSVKIALEQAKDNLIGAVLASDAFFPMSDSVEYAALKGIRAIIQPGGSIRDQESIEMADKYGVTMLFTNVRHFRH